From one Rosa rugosa chromosome 4, drRosRugo1.1, whole genome shotgun sequence genomic stretch:
- the LOC133741940 gene encoding protein ROH1D-like — protein MPSTHNHAAGSSSPLTSLGRSIWTRREQCHSVEDNHESSAQELELQSFQKHVADLFHDLSGVGADELLSIAWTQKLLDVFISCLEEFRGIFLKNKEDISKPPMDHWTDAYLDRSLKALDICNAARDGIDKIRMWHKHLEIVLCALDSRQRPYCEGQFRRARKALMDLALEMLDGRDSGSAFSQRNWSFGRHNTRKDRHRRTSSGHSRSHSWSISASWSAAKQLQSIANNLVAPRGNENAATNGLVGSIFTMSSVLMFVLSALVAAIPCQDRGLNTQFSIPPQYSWGIPLISLHERIMEESKKRERQSSNGLLKEIYQVEKCTRHMTDFVDLVQFPLTEEQKMELEQVLEELASICEKFKNGLGPLERQIRDVFRRILNCRTEGLELLSKGSNLE, from the coding sequence ATGCCTTCCACACATAATCATGCAGCAGGTTCTTCTTCACCTTTGACTTCATTAGGTCGCTCCATTTGGACTCGGCGAGAACAGTGTCATTCCGTTGAAGATAATCATGAGTCTAGTGCCCAGGAGTTAGAGCTTCAATCTTTTCAGAAACATGTTGCAGACCTTTTTCATGACTTGTCGGGTGTTGGTGCTGATGAGCTGCTCTCTATTGCATGGACTCAGAAGCTTTTAGATGTTTTCATCAGCTGCCTAGAGGAATTCAGAGGtatctttctgaagaacaaagAAGATATTTCTAAACCGCCCATGGACCATTGGACTGATGCATACTTAGATAGGAGTTTGAAGGCACTTGACATTTGCAATGCAGCTCGTGATGGGATTGATAAGATTCGTATGTGGCATAAGCATTTAGAGATTGTTCTGTGTGCCTTGGATTCTCGCCAGAGGCCATATTGTGAGGGCCAGTTCCGTCGAGCAAGAAAGGCTTTGATGGATTTGGCACTTGAAATGCTTGATGGGAGAGACTCTGGGTCTGCATTTTCACAGCGGAATTGGTCGTTTGGGCGTCACAACACAAGAAAGGATCGCCACCGCCGTACCTCATCAGGACATTCTCGCTCTCACTCATGGAGCATATCCGCTTCTTGGTCTGCAGCTAAGCAGCTGCAATCAATTGCAAACAACTTGGTAGCACCTCGTGGGAATGAAAATGCTGCGACCAATGGGCTTGTAGGATCTATATTCACAATGAGTTCTGTGCTCATGTTTGTTTTGTCGGCTCTTGTTGCTGCAATACCTTGTCAGGATCGAGGTCTTAATACTCAGTTTTCCATCCCTCCACAGTACTCCTGGGGTATCCCCCTAATCTCGCTTCACGAACGGATAATGGAAGAATCTAAGAAGCGAGAGCGTCAGAGTTCCAACGGATTGCTGAAGGAGATTTATCAGGTTGAGAAATGCACACGCCACATGACAGACTTTGTTGATCTGGTTCAATTCCCATTGACAGAGGAACAGAAAATGGAACTTGAACAAGTACTTGAGGAGTTAGCATCGATCTGTGAAAAGTTTAAGAATGGATTGGGTCCACTGGAACGCCAAATTCGGGATGTATTCCGCAGGATTCTGAATTGCCGAACTGAGGGTCTTGAACTTTTGAGTAAGGGAAGCAATCTGGAGTAA
- the LOC133744462 gene encoding uncharacterized protein LOC133744462 — protein MELFNQALLAKQGWRLLRYPDSLLAKTLKAKYFQDGDFLNARVSPGDLYTWRSLIKGNELLQKGARFQVGNGSSISMWYDPWLPRPHTFKPYNMVMEGLEELKSGYHVARKFLAPSSTAQSHDEIRKLWRAVWHARVQPKIRAFVWRLLKNILPTKDALRRRIGMEEQHCNIVACMWLYNPIGLRARSHAATSMKDWIMDVVGTLSKQQVDIFFMLLWTIWYERNRLAWNGGTFNPMHAVTWLMHLLENYQSLHPAKTSSKMNRGGVAKCLFPLHGRLKINIDGAFCADRGSGGVGVIIRDEKGSFKGAWSRFIPHMGQHSMVKRRPAEQDCC, from the exons ATGGAGCTGTTCAACCAAGCTCTACTAGCAAAACAAGGTTGGAGATTGCTAAGATATCCTGATTCATTGCTGGCCAAGACATTGAAGGCAAAATACTTTCAGGATGGTGACTTCCTGAATGCTAGGGTTAGCCCGGGTGATTTGTATACATGGAGGAGCCTGATAAAGGGTAATGAGCTTTTGCAAAAGGGTGCTCGATTCCAAGTGGGGAATGGCTCCAGCATTTCAATGTGGTATGATCCCTGGTTACCCAGGCCCCATACATTCAAACCATACAACATGGTGATGGAAGGCTTAGAAGAGCTGAAA AGTGGGTACCATGTAGCTAGGAAATTTTTGGCCCCAAGCTCCACAGCTCAGTCCCATGATGAGATAAGGAAGTTATGGAGGGCGGTTTGGCATGCAAGGGTTCAACCAAAAATTCGAGCTTTTGTGTGGCGCTTGCTGAAGAACATACTCCCAACCAAAGATGCTTTGCGTAGAAGAATTGGCATGGAGGAGCAG CATTGCAACATAGTTGCATGCATGTGGCTCTACAACCCAATTGGGCTACGTGCTAGGAGCCATGCAGCGACGTCAATGAAGGACTGGATTATGGATGTAGTTGGGACACTTAGCAAGCAACAGGTTGATATCTTTTTCATGTTATTGTGGACTATTTGGTATGAGAGAAACAGATTGGCGTGGAATGGTGGGACTTTTAATCCCATGCATGCAGTCACGTGGTTAATGCACTTGTTGGAGAATTATCAATCTTTACACCCAGCCAAGACATCAAGTAAGATGAATAGAGGGGGTGTAGCTAAATGTTTATTCCCTCTTCATGGACGACTTAAAATCAACATAGATGGAGCTTTCTGTGCTGACCGAGGAAGTGGAGGAGTGGGGGTTATTATCCGTGATGAGAAGGGCAGTTTCAAGGGTGCATGGTCGAGATTTATACCCCATATGGGTCAACATTCCATGGTGAAGCGGAGGCCTGCAGAGCAGGATTGTTGCTAG